The Bacteroidota bacterium region ATGAATAGCTAAAAATTCAGGAAATTTTTAACACCTGTTCTGTTTATGCCATACAACCGGTAACTTCCTTGATTTCAGTAGCATAACCATATCTCATGCTGGCACTCTGATAATACTCTTTTGTAAGGTGCTTTATTTGTTGCTGGTTTGCAATAAGTACCTGAATGGGATCCACATCGTGGAAATTGAAGATACCTTCCACATCTTTAAGTACCTCAAGGTTTTTATTGATGACCTTCATCAGCTGGTCGTAGGATTGTGTAATGGTTGAAAGCCTGTGCCCCACAATGCCGATTACTTCGTTATTTTCCACATTAATTAAAGGGGAGCCTGAATTACCCTGCCTGATGGTAGATTCAAACTGTATATATTGCTTGCTATTTCTTACATCCACAAAAAAAGAGGAGATAATGCCACTTTTAATACTTAAATTTTGTTGCCCCAACTGAAAACCAACCACGGCCAAGGGTTGTCCGATTTCTTCTTCATCACTGGAAAGTTTAAGAGAAGGAACATTATCCAAGCCTAAACCATCTATTTTAATAAACACAAAACTTCTCTTTTTATCACCGGGGTTTTCCAAAATCCTGTCCTGAAATTCCCAGAATGGAATGGAAGCACTTGCATAAACCGTATAGCCATCGCTCTCTACAAATTTAATATGTACTTCTTTAGCCTTTAGAATTTTGTATATATACTCGTCAGAAATAATCAAATTTCCGACCTTAAAACCTGTTAATGTATAAAAGGTTATTCCTTCATTGCTTAGAAAATTAATACAGCAAATGGCCTTATGACAAGCTTTCCACACTTTTCTGTACATACCTACCAGTTTAAATTATTATTGAATTTTCCCCTTCTTCTATTTCCGATTCAATCCATTTTCATCCAAAAAACAGTTTAAATTTCA contains the following coding sequences:
- a CDS encoding serine protease, with translation MYRKVWKACHKAICCINFLSNEGITFYTLTGFKVGNLIISDEYIYKILKAKEVHIKFVESDGYTVYASASIPFWEFQDRILENPGDKKRSFVFIKIDGLGLDNVPSLKLSSDEEEIGQPLAVVGFQLGQQNLSIKSGIISSFFVDVRNSKQYIQFESTIRQGNSGSPLINVENNEVIGIVGHRLSTITQSYDQLMKVINKNLEVLKDVEGIFNFHDVDPIQVLIANQQQIKHLTKEYYQSASMRYGYATEIKEVTGCMA